In the Kineosporiaceae bacterium genome, one interval contains:
- a CDS encoding protoheme IX farnesyltransferase produces the protein MTTVDPRVHAIPSDQVRLESRPRPSFATMAKAYVALTKPRIIETLLVTTVPTMILAAGGLPSVFTMIMTVVGGTLAAGSANALNCYFDRDIDVVMNRTAHRPLATGVIAPRHAMVFSVLLGALSIVLLMVTVNPLSAMLALGAILFYVFVYTLLLKRRTSQNIVWGGAAGCMPVLIGWAAVTDSISWEPLVLFGVIFLWTPPHYWPLSMRFRDDYAAAGVPMLPVVASEVTVARQSVIYAWAMVACSLLLVPATGLIYAGTAVVAGAMFLLEAHRLLSRAKRSAAGATVVLAPMRLFHLSITYLTLLFTAVAVDPFLRITLF, from the coding sequence GTGACGACCGTCGATCCCCGCGTACACGCGATCCCGTCGGACCAGGTGCGCCTCGAGTCCAGGCCGCGGCCGTCCTTCGCGACCATGGCCAAGGCCTACGTGGCCCTCACCAAGCCTCGGATCATCGAGACCCTGCTGGTGACCACCGTGCCCACGATGATCCTGGCGGCGGGTGGCCTGCCCTCGGTGTTCACCATGATCATGACGGTGGTCGGCGGAACGCTGGCTGCCGGCAGCGCCAATGCGCTCAACTGCTACTTCGACCGCGACATCGACGTCGTGATGAACCGGACCGCCCACCGGCCCCTGGCCACCGGGGTGATCGCGCCCCGGCACGCCATGGTCTTCAGTGTGCTGCTCGGCGCGCTGTCGATCGTGCTGCTCATGGTGACCGTGAACCCGCTGTCGGCGATGCTGGCCCTCGGCGCCATCCTGTTCTACGTCTTCGTCTACACCCTGCTGCTCAAGCGGCGGACATCGCAGAACATCGTGTGGGGTGGCGCTGCCGGGTGCATGCCGGTGCTCATCGGCTGGGCTGCCGTGACCGACAGCATCTCGTGGGAGCCACTGGTGCTGTTCGGTGTGATCTTCCTGTGGACGCCGCCGCACTACTGGCCGCTCTCGATGCGTTTCCGAGACGACTACGCGGCGGCCGGGGTGCCGATGCTGCCGGTGGTCGCCTCCGAGGTCACCGTGGCGCGCCAATCGGTGATCTACGCCTGGGCGATGGTCGCCTGTTCGCTGTTGCTGGTGCCGGCCACCGGGTTGATCTATGCAGGCACCGCCGTGGTCGCCGGGGCGATGTTCCTCCTGGAGGCTCATCGACTGCTCTCGCGGGCGAAGCGATCGGCCGCGGGCGCGACGGTGGTGCTCGCACCGATGCGACTGTTCCATCTCTCGATCACCTACCTGACGCTGCTCTTCACCGCCGTGGCGGTGGACCCCTTCTTGCGGATCACACTGTTCTGA
- a CDS encoding cation transporter — protein sequence MTADGHAHSREHGHDHGHDISPDADRRWLFAALILIMVFMLGEVVVGLIADSLALLSDAAHMLTDTMSLVLALIAMRLAQSPPQGGYTFGLKRAEILSAQANGWTLLLLGAWLAVEAVRRLVNPPQVVGSLVLVTAAVGVVVNLLAVACISRANRSSLNVQGAFQHILNDLFAFLATLTAGVVMVLTGFTRADAIASLIVVVLMVTSGSGLVRASSRILLEAAPAGMDVDAIGTQLVGLPAVVEVHDLHLWQITSGQAALSAHVIVADHGDCHGIRTAIEELLRTEHQIGHTTLQVDHLGDHVAEAADAAATCCAETHGPIHRAARA from the coding sequence ATGACCGCTGACGGCCACGCGCACAGCCGGGAGCACGGGCACGATCACGGACACGACATCAGCCCCGATGCCGATCGCCGGTGGCTGTTCGCCGCCCTGATTCTGATCATGGTGTTCATGCTCGGCGAAGTGGTGGTCGGGTTGATCGCCGACTCGCTCGCGCTGCTCTCGGACGCCGCACACATGCTCACCGACACGATGTCGCTCGTGCTCGCGCTGATCGCCATGCGGCTGGCTCAGAGCCCGCCCCAGGGCGGATACACCTTCGGGTTGAAGCGTGCCGAGATCCTGTCTGCGCAGGCCAACGGCTGGACCCTGCTGCTGTTGGGCGCATGGTTGGCCGTCGAAGCGGTTCGGCGGCTGGTGAACCCTCCCCAGGTGGTCGGCAGTCTGGTGTTGGTGACCGCCGCCGTGGGGGTTGTGGTGAATCTGCTGGCCGTGGCCTGCATCTCGCGCGCCAACCGGTCCAGCCTCAATGTCCAGGGTGCCTTCCAGCACATCCTGAACGACTTGTTCGCCTTCCTGGCCACGCTGACGGCCGGAGTGGTCATGGTGCTCACAGGGTTCACCCGAGCCGATGCCATCGCGTCGTTGATCGTCGTCGTGCTGATGGTCACCTCCGGCTCGGGACTGGTACGTGCGTCGAGCCGGATCCTGCTCGAAGCGGCACCGGCGGGCATGGACGTCGACGCGATCGGGACCCAGTTGGTGGGCCTGCCCGCCGTGGTCGAGGTGCACGACCTGCATCTGTGGCAGATCACCTCGGGGCAGGCAGCACTCAGCGCGCACGTGATCGTGGCCGACCACGGCGACTGCCACGGCATCCGGACGGCGATCGAGGAGCTGTTGCGCACCGAGCACCAGATCGGGCACACCACGCTGCAGGTCGACCATCTCGGTGACCACGTGGCGGAGGCTGCCGATGCCGCCGCGACGTGCTGTGCCGAGACCCACGGCCCGATCCACCGGGCTGCACGGGCCTGA
- a CDS encoding COX15/CtaA family protein, whose product MTTGTTPDQLSVSTSAPWGAARIALLANLVSQVLIVLTGGLVRLTGSGLGCPTWPQCTPGSFTPVAHQAEGYHKNIEFGNRTLTFLLTAAAIAVLVTVVRVNRQQWKAASLPLLLVVAQAVLGGVTVLLDLSPSIVAAHLLLSMVSIAISTWLWLSLPPRAPFAESAPPAVARPLVSLAAASGSAVLVLGTVVTGSGPHSGDADTPARFGFDPRLVSMIHSGSVWIFVIGLVSLLVILRRAGATGALYRWAHIAFGIAVVQGVVGYVQYATGLPWGVVAVHMLLAGLIVIPVTAMVETLRRYPRTR is encoded by the coding sequence ATGACGACCGGAACAACCCCGGACCAGCTCTCCGTGTCGACCTCCGCCCCCTGGGGCGCCGCGCGCATCGCGCTGCTGGCCAACCTTGTCTCTCAAGTACTGATCGTGCTCACCGGCGGTCTGGTTCGGCTCACCGGATCGGGCCTGGGCTGTCCGACCTGGCCGCAGTGCACGCCGGGCTCCTTCACCCCGGTGGCGCACCAGGCCGAGGGCTATCACAAGAACATCGAGTTCGGTAACCGCACCCTGACGTTCCTGCTCACCGCCGCAGCCATCGCGGTGTTGGTGACGGTTGTGCGGGTCAACCGTCAGCAGTGGAAGGCGGCCTCGCTGCCCCTGCTGCTGGTGGTGGCCCAAGCAGTGCTCGGTGGCGTGACGGTGCTGCTCGACCTGTCGCCGTCCATCGTGGCGGCCCACCTGCTGCTGTCGATGGTCTCGATCGCGATCTCGACCTGGCTGTGGTTGAGCCTGCCGCCGCGGGCACCCTTCGCCGAATCGGCCCCACCTGCCGTGGCCCGGCCGCTGGTATCGCTGGCAGCAGCCAGCGGCAGCGCCGTGCTGGTGCTGGGCACCGTGGTCACCGGATCGGGTCCGCACTCCGGGGACGCCGACACCCCAGCTCGCTTCGGCTTCGACCCTCGTCTGGTGAGCATGATCCACTCGGGGTCCGTCTGGATCTTCGTCATCGGGCTGGTGTCGCTGCTCGTGATCCTGCGCCGCGCCGGCGCCACCGGGGCGCTGTACCGCTGGGCACACATCGCCTTCGGCATCGCCGTGGTGCAGGGCGTGGTGGGCTACGTGCAGTACGCCACTGGCCTGCCGTGGGGTGTGGTGGCGGTGCACATGCTGCTCGCCGGTCTGATCGTCATCCCGGTCACCGCGATGGTCGAGACGCTACGCCGATACCCCCGCACTCGCTGA
- a CDS encoding ABC transporter permease, with product MTATARALAQAQFDTRIMLRNGEQLLLTMILPSLILILLSRVALPGVRLQPGEHWVDLIAPGVLALAVMSISFTGQAIGTGFDRRHGVLRMLATTPLGRSGLLTGRMLAVLAVEVVQVVVLGVLATALGWQPRLAGVGAAVVLILLGTGAFVALGLLLAGTLRAEAVLAGANLAWVLLLAGGGVIAPSSAMGSWGQVARWLPSGALGDGLRAALIDGRWDGFAVLVLAAWTIVATAMTIRFFRWE from the coding sequence ATGACGGCCACGGCCCGGGCGCTCGCCCAGGCGCAGTTCGACACCCGGATCATGCTGCGCAACGGCGAGCAGCTGTTGCTGACCATGATCCTTCCCTCGCTGATCCTGATCCTGCTCAGCCGGGTGGCGCTGCCGGGGGTTCGGCTGCAGCCCGGCGAGCACTGGGTGGACCTGATCGCTCCCGGCGTGCTCGCGTTGGCGGTGATGTCGATCTCGTTCACCGGGCAGGCCATCGGGACGGGCTTCGACCGACGTCACGGTGTGCTGCGGATGCTGGCCACCACCCCCCTGGGACGCAGCGGGCTGCTCACCGGCCGCATGCTGGCGGTGCTGGCCGTCGAGGTGGTGCAGGTCGTCGTCCTCGGGGTGCTGGCCACGGCGCTCGGCTGGCAGCCGCGCCTGGCCGGGGTGGGCGCCGCCGTCGTCCTGATCCTGTTGGGCACCGGCGCCTTCGTGGCGCTGGGCCTGCTGCTCGCCGGCACGCTGCGGGCCGAGGCGGTGCTCGCGGGCGCGAACCTGGCCTGGGTGCTGTTGCTCGCCGGTGGTGGCGTGATCGCGCCGAGCAGTGCCATGGGGTCGTGGGGACAGGTGGCCCGCTGGCTGCCCTCCGGTGCCCTGGGTGACGGGTTGCGAGCAGCGCTGATCGACGGTCGATGGGACGGTTTCGCCGTACTCGTCCTGGCGGCCTGGACGATTGTGGCCACGGCCATGACGATCCGGTTCTTCCGCTGGGAGTGA
- a CDS encoding ABC transporter ATP-binding protein, translated as MTPDAALQLDELTVRYGGRDGRIAVDGLSLIAPLGRVTALLGPNGAGKTTTVECCEGLRQATSGQVRVLGLDPVADHRRLRHRVGVMLQDGGLPTGARAGEVLRHVASLHENPEDPAELMHRLGLTEHARTMVRRLSGGQRQRLAMALALVGRPDLVFLDEPTAGLDPQSRHAVWDIVRELSGRGVSVVLTTHLMDEAETLADHVVVIDRGRLIAEGSPAELTGGSADALTFSGPAGLDLIDLAAALPAGATVAETAAGQYKVSSHPDSPLDAAAVAAVTAWCAAHHVLPEGLTLGRRSLEDVFLHLTGREMR; from the coding sequence GTGACCCCGGACGCCGCGTTGCAGCTGGATGAGCTCACGGTCCGCTACGGCGGTCGGGACGGCCGGATCGCGGTCGACGGATTGAGCCTGATCGCCCCGCTGGGTCGGGTGACAGCCCTGCTGGGGCCCAACGGAGCCGGCAAGACCACGACCGTCGAGTGCTGCGAAGGCCTGCGGCAGGCCACCTCCGGGCAGGTACGGGTGCTCGGTCTGGACCCGGTCGCCGACCACCGTCGGCTGCGGCACCGGGTGGGTGTGATGCTGCAGGACGGCGGGCTGCCCACCGGTGCCCGGGCCGGCGAGGTGCTCCGGCACGTGGCCTCGCTCCACGAGAACCCCGAGGATCCCGCGGAGCTGATGCACCGGTTGGGCCTGACCGAACACGCCCGCACCATGGTGCGACGCCTGTCCGGCGGCCAGCGGCAGCGTCTGGCGATGGCACTGGCCCTGGTGGGCCGGCCCGACCTGGTCTTCCTGGACGAGCCCACGGCGGGCCTCGACCCGCAGTCGCGCCACGCCGTCTGGGACATCGTGCGTGAACTGAGTGGGCGCGGGGTCAGCGTGGTGCTCACCACCCACTTGATGGACGAGGCGGAGACCCTCGCCGATCACGTGGTCGTGATCGATCGCGGCCGGCTGATCGCCGAGGGCAGTCCGGCCGAGCTCACCGGTGGCTCGGCCGACGCCCTGACCTTCTCGGGGCCGGCCGGGCTCGACCTGATCGATCTGGCCGCAGCGTTGCCGGCCGGGGCCACCGTGGCCGAGACCGCAGCAGGTCAGTACAAGGTGTCGTCCCACCCCGACTCCCCACTGGACGCCGCTGCGGTGGCTGCGGTCACGGCGTGGTGTGCGGCGCATCACGTGTTGCCCGAAGGGCTGACCCTGGGGCGGCGCAGCCTCGAGGACGTGTTCTTGCACCTGACCGGACGGGAGATGCGATGA
- a CDS encoding MarR family transcriptional regulator, with translation MKFIGQSPPLPESDERTRDRIAQVVLRRGPVTVADIADQLGMTTAGVRRQLDQLQAAGLVTTWQTTAPRQRGRGRPARAFVLTDTGHAEMTTGYGDLANSALRYLSDVAGPDAVRRFADLRVADLEHRHRDAVEAAGQSPSDRASALAEALSSDGYAATTRPVPVPATGAGSLGVQLCQGHCPVQDVAREFPELCEAETDAFSRLLGVHVQRLATLAHGEHVCTTYVPENPTPRESSPNHPSSAHQPSTERQSR, from the coding sequence GTGAAATTCATCGGGCAGTCGCCACCGCTCCCCGAGAGCGACGAGCGCACCCGCGACCGCATCGCCCAGGTGGTGTTGCGCCGCGGGCCGGTGACCGTTGCCGACATCGCCGACCAGTTGGGCATGACCACGGCCGGCGTGCGGCGCCAGCTCGACCAGTTGCAGGCCGCCGGGCTGGTGACCACCTGGCAGACCACGGCCCCCCGTCAGCGGGGCCGAGGCCGCCCGGCGCGTGCCTTCGTCCTGACCGACACCGGTCACGCCGAGATGACCACCGGGTACGGCGACCTGGCCAACTCCGCGTTGCGGTACCTGTCCGATGTGGCCGGCCCGGACGCCGTCCGCCGCTTCGCCGACCTACGCGTCGCCGACCTCGAGCACCGCCACCGTGATGCCGTGGAGGCCGCGGGACAGAGCCCGTCGGACCGGGCGAGCGCGCTGGCCGAGGCGCTGTCGAGTGACGGCTATGCCGCCACCACCCGTCCCGTCCCCGTCCCGGCCACCGGAGCGGGTTCGCTCGGGGTCCAGTTGTGCCAGGGGCACTGCCCGGTGCAGGACGTCGCCCGCGAGTTCCCCGAGCTGTGCGAGGCCGAGACCGACGCATTCTCACGGCTGCTCGGGGTGCACGTGCAACGACTCGCCACCCTGGCCCACGGCGAGCACGTGTGCACCACCTACGTCCCCGAGAACCCCACGCCCCGCGAGTCCTCACCGAACCACCCGTCCTCAGCGCACCAGCCGTCCACCGAGAGGCAGAGCCGATGA
- the sufB gene encoding Fe-S cluster assembly protein SufB: MTTTARPELEGLGRYEYGWADPDAAGATARRGLNEEVVRNISALKNEPDWMLEMRLKGLRLFGRKPMPTWGSDLSGIDFDNIKYFVRSTEKQATTWEELPEDIKRTYDRLGIPEAEKQRLIAGVAAQYESEVVYHQIREDLEEKGVLFLDTDTALREHEDLFRENFATVIPVGDNKFAALNTAVWSGGSFIYVPKGVQVEIPLQAYFRINTENMGQFERTLIIADEGSYVHYVEGCTAPIYKSDSLHSAVVEIIVKKDARVRYTTIQNWSNNVYNLVTKRAVAQAGATMEWVDGNIGSKVTMKYPAVFLMGEHATGETLSIAFAGEGQHQDAGAKMVHAAPHTSSSIVSKSVARGGGRTSYRGLVQVLEGSHHSASTVRCDALLVDTISRSDTYPYVDVREDDVRMGHEATVSKVSDDQLFYLMSRGMSEEEAMAMIVRGFVEPIARELPMEYALELNRLIELQMEGAVG; the protein is encoded by the coding sequence ATGACCACCACAGCCCGCCCCGAACTCGAGGGCCTCGGCCGCTACGAGTACGGCTGGGCCGACCCGGACGCCGCGGGTGCCACCGCTCGTCGAGGGTTGAACGAAGAGGTCGTGCGCAACATCTCGGCGCTCAAGAACGAGCCGGACTGGATGCTCGAGATGCGGCTCAAGGGCCTGCGGCTGTTCGGCCGCAAGCCGATGCCGACCTGGGGCAGCGACCTCAGCGGCATCGACTTCGACAACATCAAGTACTTCGTGCGCTCCACCGAGAAGCAGGCCACCACGTGGGAGGAGCTGCCCGAGGACATCAAGCGCACCTACGACCGGCTGGGCATCCCCGAGGCCGAGAAGCAGCGGCTGATCGCGGGGGTGGCAGCCCAGTACGAGTCCGAGGTGGTCTACCACCAGATCCGCGAGGACCTGGAGGAGAAGGGCGTGCTGTTCCTCGACACCGACACCGCCCTGCGAGAGCACGAGGACCTGTTCCGCGAGAACTTCGCCACCGTGATCCCGGTGGGCGACAACAAGTTCGCTGCCCTGAACACGGCGGTCTGGTCGGGTGGGTCGTTCATCTACGTGCCCAAGGGCGTGCAGGTCGAGATCCCGCTGCAGGCCTATTTCCGGATCAACACCGAGAACATGGGCCAGTTCGAGCGGACGCTGATCATCGCCGACGAGGGCTCGTACGTGCACTACGTCGAGGGATGTACCGCCCCGATCTACAAGTCCGACTCGCTGCACTCGGCCGTGGTCGAGATCATCGTGAAGAAGGACGCCCGGGTGCGGTACACGACCATTCAGAACTGGTCGAACAACGTCTACAACCTGGTGACCAAGCGAGCCGTCGCCCAGGCCGGCGCGACCATGGAATGGGTCGACGGCAACATCGGCTCCAAGGTGACCATGAAGTACCCCGCCGTGTTCCTGATGGGCGAGCACGCCACGGGGGAGACCCTCTCGATCGCCTTCGCCGGTGAGGGCCAGCACCAGGACGCCGGCGCCAAGATGGTCCACGCCGCCCCGCACACGTCGTCCTCGATCGTGTCGAAGTCGGTGGCTCGCGGCGGTGGCCGAACCTCCTACCGGGGCCTGGTGCAGGTGCTCGAGGGTTCTCACCACAGCGCCTCGACGGTGCGCTGCGATGCCCTGCTGGTCGACACCATCAGCCGCTCGGACACCTACCCCTACGTCGACGTCCGTGAGGACGACGTGCGCATGGGCCACGAGGCCACGGTCTCGAAGGTGAGCGACGACCAGCTCTTCTACCTGATGTCGCGCGGCATGAGCGAGGAGGAGGCGATGGCGATGATCGTGCGTGGCTTCGTCGAGCCCATCGCCCGGGAGCTGCCGATGGAGTACGCCCTGGAGTTGAACCGATTGATCGAGCTGCAGATGGAAGGGGCAGTCGGCTGA
- the sufD gene encoding Fe-S cluster assembly protein SufD, which produces MTATTTGTEAAAAGEDAGKQTPTPAAAGVARPHTHHLGVPDQSRAERRTSFDPADFAVPSGREEDWRFTPMDRLHELHAGAPARGEPARVSIDAAEGVQVEVVGRDDVRLGRCGAPEDRVAARAWAGFGEALVVTVPRGLDVVRPTTVAIAGQGGLQYAHVAVLAQAQSRGVVVLDHTGTETVAVNVEIDVADAAELTVVSIQDWDAAAVHLSGHRIRLGRDARLKHVVVTLGGDVVRIAPSVAFAGPGAEVELLGLYFADAGQHLEHRLFVDHGMPNCRSNVIYKGALQGANAHTVWVGDVLIRAEADGTDTYELNRNLVLTEGARADSVPNLEIETGQIVGAGHASATGRFDDEQLFYLQARGIPADEARRMVVRAFFVELLQRVGVPELTERLESAIDAELAAGSSTGTNGTAGSNGTTGEAGVR; this is translated from the coding sequence ATGACGGCCACCACGACAGGCACCGAGGCCGCCGCGGCGGGGGAGGACGCCGGGAAGCAGACACCGACCCCGGCCGCAGCCGGGGTGGCCCGGCCGCACACCCACCATCTGGGGGTGCCCGACCAGTCGCGCGCCGAACGTCGCACCAGCTTCGACCCGGCCGACTTCGCTGTGCCCTCGGGCCGCGAGGAGGACTGGCGGTTCACGCCGATGGACCGCCTGCACGAGCTGCACGCCGGGGCACCCGCCCGGGGCGAGCCCGCCCGGGTGAGCATCGATGCCGCCGAGGGCGTTCAGGTCGAGGTCGTCGGTCGAGACGACGTCCGACTGGGCCGGTGCGGTGCGCCGGAGGATCGCGTCGCCGCCCGGGCCTGGGCCGGTTTCGGCGAGGCGCTGGTGGTGACCGTTCCTCGGGGCCTGGACGTCGTCCGGCCCACGACGGTGGCGATCGCCGGTCAGGGTGGCCTGCAGTACGCCCACGTGGCCGTGTTGGCCCAGGCGCAGTCGCGCGGTGTGGTCGTGCTCGACCACACCGGCACCGAGACCGTCGCGGTGAACGTCGAGATCGATGTGGCCGATGCCGCCGAGCTGACCGTGGTGAGCATCCAGGACTGGGACGCCGCGGCGGTGCACCTGTCCGGGCATCGCATCCGGCTGGGCCGTGACGCACGGCTGAAGCACGTCGTGGTCACCCTGGGCGGGGACGTCGTCCGGATCGCGCCGTCGGTCGCCTTCGCCGGCCCCGGCGCCGAGGTCGAGTTGCTCGGGCTGTACTTCGCCGACGCCGGCCAGCACCTGGAGCACCGGTTGTTCGTCGACCACGGGATGCCGAACTGCCGCAGCAACGTGATCTACAAGGGCGCGCTGCAGGGTGCGAACGCTCATACCGTCTGGGTGGGCGATGTGCTGATCCGGGCCGAGGCAGACGGCACCGACACCTACGAGCTCAACCGCAACCTGGTGCTCACCGAGGGGGCCCGAGCCGACTCGGTGCCCAACCTCGAGATCGAGACCGGCCAGATCGTCGGCGCCGGCCATGCCAGCGCCACCGGCCGGTTCGACGACGAGCAGTTGTTCTACCTGCAGGCCCGCGGCATCCCGGCCGACGAGGCCCGGCGCATGGTGGTGCGGGCGTTCTTCGTCGAACTCTTGCAGCGGGTCGGCGTCCCCGAGCTCACCGAGCGACTGGAGTCGGCCATCGATGCCGAGCTGGCTGCGGGTAGCTCGACCGGAACGAACGGCACTGCGGGCTCGAACGGTACGACCGGCGAGGCGGGTGTCCGGTGA
- a CDS encoding non-heme iron oxygenase ferredoxin subunit encodes MSPQVAVALDDVPNPGAVRVMLDGVAVAVVRDAHGEVHAIADTCSHADVSLAEGEVEDCSIECWLHGSRFDLRTGKPLALPAIRPVAVYPVSLEAGQVLVDVSAPLVLEES; translated from the coding sequence GTGAGCCCGCAGGTTGCGGTGGCGCTGGACGACGTGCCGAACCCGGGCGCGGTTCGGGTGATGCTGGACGGCGTGGCGGTGGCCGTGGTGCGTGATGCCCACGGCGAGGTGCACGCCATCGCCGACACCTGCTCACACGCCGACGTCTCGCTCGCCGAGGGCGAGGTCGAGGACTGTTCCATCGAGTGCTGGTTACACGGGTCGCGATTCGACCTGCGCACCGGCAAACCACTTGCGCTGCCGGCGATCCGGCCGGTGGCGGTCTACCCCGTGAGCCTCGAGGCCGGCCAGGTGCTGGTCGACGTGAGTGCCCCCCTGGTTCTGGAGGAGAGCTGA
- the sufC gene encoding Fe-S cluster assembly ATPase SufC, with product MSTLEIRDLHVTVEAEQGVKEILRGVDLTVRAGETHAIMGPNGSGKSTLAYSVAGHPKYTVTSGSITLDGEDVLAMSVDERARAGLFLAMQYPVEVPGVTVSNFLRTAKTAMDGKAPALRHWVKDVRAAMDSLRMDPAFAERNVNEGFSGGEKKRHEILQLELLKPKIAILDETDSGLDVDALRVVSEGVNRAAAGGDLGVLLITHYTRILNYIRPDFVHVFVDGQIAEEGGPELAERLEAEGYDRFTGAGAATS from the coding sequence ATGTCCACCCTGGAGATCCGTGACCTGCACGTGACCGTGGAGGCCGAGCAGGGAGTCAAGGAGATCCTCCGCGGGGTCGACCTGACCGTCCGCGCCGGTGAGACCCACGCCATCATGGGGCCGAACGGCTCGGGCAAGTCGACCCTGGCCTACTCGGTCGCGGGCCACCCCAAGTACACCGTGACGTCCGGCAGCATCACCCTGGACGGCGAGGACGTGCTCGCGATGTCCGTCGACGAGCGGGCGAGGGCCGGGCTGTTCCTGGCGATGCAGTACCCGGTCGAGGTGCCCGGGGTGACCGTGTCGAACTTCCTGCGGACCGCCAAGACCGCGATGGACGGCAAGGCGCCGGCACTGCGGCACTGGGTCAAGGACGTGCGCGCCGCCATGGACTCGTTGCGGATGGACCCGGCCTTCGCCGAGCGCAACGTCAACGAGGGTTTCTCGGGCGGAGAGAAGAAGCGCCACGAGATCCTGCAGCTCGAGCTGTTGAAGCCGAAGATCGCGATTCTGGACGAGACCGACTCCGGCCTGGACGTCGACGCGTTGCGAGTGGTCTCCGAAGGGGTGAACCGGGCCGCCGCGGGTGGCGACCTGGGCGTGCTGCTGATCACCCACTACACCCGCATCCTGAACTACATCCGGCCCGACTTCGTGCACGTCTTCGTCGACGGCCAGATCGCCGAGGAGGGCGGACCCGAGCTCGCCGAGCGGCTCGAGGCCGAGGGCTATGACCGGTTCACCGGGGCGGGGGCTGCCACCTCGTGA
- the sufS gene encoding SufS family cysteine desulfurase encodes MPGSSTDARPFDAAELAAIRADFPLLSREVHGFPLAYLDSGATSQRPRAVLDAEREFLERSNAAVHRGAHTVAEEATIAYEDARVAVASFVGRGEDELVWTRNATEALNLVTYGLSAGPGSGPLALGPGDEVLVTEMEHHANLVPWQQACARSGATLRWIGLTDDGRLDLTTLDELVTARTKVLAFTHVSNVLGTVNPVAELVARARAVGALTVVDACQSVPHLGVDFAALGVDLAAFSAHKMLGPNGIGALAGRREVLDALPPFITGGSMVEKVTMEATTFREPPQKFEAGTPPVSQAVAWHAAVRYLQTIGIDRVAAHEHSLTERLLAGVAQVAGVRVLGPTLDDAGRAVDRSGAVSVVVDGVHPHDVGQYLDSRGIAVRVGHHCAQPVHRRYGATASTRASLYLHSTADEVDRFVQTLAEVRGYFGVA; translated from the coding sequence GTGCCGGGCTCGTCGACGGATGCGCGACCCTTCGACGCGGCCGAACTGGCCGCGATCCGGGCCGACTTCCCGTTGTTGTCCCGCGAGGTGCACGGCTTCCCGCTGGCCTACCTCGACTCCGGGGCCACCTCGCAGCGGCCGCGCGCCGTCCTGGACGCCGAGCGCGAGTTCCTGGAGCGCTCGAACGCCGCGGTGCACCGGGGCGCGCACACCGTCGCCGAGGAGGCGACCATCGCCTACGAGGATGCCCGGGTCGCGGTCGCCTCCTTCGTCGGGCGGGGCGAGGACGAGCTGGTCTGGACCCGCAACGCCACCGAGGCGCTCAACCTGGTCACGTACGGACTGTCGGCCGGGCCCGGCTCGGGTCCGTTGGCCCTGGGCCCGGGTGACGAGGTGCTGGTCACCGAGATGGAACACCATGCCAACCTGGTGCCCTGGCAGCAGGCCTGTGCCCGGTCGGGTGCCACGTTGCGCTGGATCGGGCTGACCGATGACGGCCGGCTCGACCTGACCACGCTCGACGAGCTGGTCACGGCGCGCACCAAGGTGCTGGCCTTCACGCACGTCTCGAACGTGCTGGGCACGGTCAATCCGGTGGCCGAGCTGGTCGCCCGGGCGCGGGCCGTCGGCGCGCTCACCGTGGTGGACGCCTGCCAGTCGGTGCCGCACCTGGGGGTCGACTTCGCCGCACTGGGTGTTGATCTGGCAGCCTTCTCGGCGCACAAGATGCTCGGCCCCAACGGAATCGGCGCCCTGGCCGGACGCCGCGAGGTGCTCGACGCGCTGCCGCCGTTCATCACCGGGGGCTCGATGGTCGAGAAGGTGACCATGGAGGCCACCACCTTCCGTGAACCGCCCCAGAAGTTCGAGGCCGGCACCCCACCGGTGAGCCAGGCCGTGGCCTGGCACGCCGCCGTCCGCTACCTGCAGACGATCGGGATCGACCGGGTCGCCGCGCACGAGCACTCCCTCACCGAGCGGCTGCTCGCGGGCGTGGCACAGGTCGCCGGCGTCCGCGTGCTCGGCCCGACCCTGGACGACGCCGGTCGGGCTGTCGACCGCTCGGGCGCGGTGAGCGTCGTGGTCGACGGGGTGCACCCGCACGACGTCGGGCAGTACCTGGACAGCCGCGGCATCGCCGTCCGGGTGGGTCACCACTGCGCTCAGCCGGTGCACCGCCGCTACGGCGCCACCGCGAGCACCCGGGCGAGCCTCTACCTGCACTCCACCGCCGACGAGGTCGACCGGTTCGTCCAGACCTTGGCCGAGGTGCGCGGCTACTTCGGGGTGGCGTGA